One window from the genome of Verrucomicrobiia bacterium encodes:
- a CDS encoding efflux RND transporter periplasmic adaptor subunit, with translation MNDTQLERLRIASERKRRPRSTLWLIFGGVAVVTAVVAWFAVPRDGDSVRTGLMSNKEAARARADAELRGRSTKSDPARGSLASPAGSDTVAMTSAGGGRVEGSVLTASGYIVNRERIEISPRFMGLVTWIGVKKGDAVTNGQVVVKLDRSEYEARLNEINGQVAAAGVDIERAKLDLLRAEQLARERIESGKTLDDARLDLRAAEARRQQLLGSRQLIETYLDWCVIRSPVDGVVLEKLVDPGELVTPQTFGGTRGPSTSLLAVADPHDLQVEIDLNESDLPKVFLGQECVVSPEAFPDRSYRGVVAEIAPEASRQKGTLQIKVQIEEPDRFLTPELSARVDFLGRR, from the coding sequence ATGAACGACACCCAATTGGAGCGTCTGCGCATCGCCTCGGAGCGGAAGCGCCGTCCGCGCAGCACGCTGTGGCTTATTTTTGGGGGGGTGGCTGTGGTGACGGCTGTGGTCGCCTGGTTTGCCGTGCCCCGGGACGGCGACTCGGTTCGCACCGGCCTGATGTCCAACAAGGAGGCGGCGCGTGCGCGGGCGGATGCCGAGTTGCGCGGCCGGTCCACCAAGTCGGATCCCGCCCGGGGATCGCTGGCGTCCCCGGCAGGCTCCGACACCGTGGCGATGACGTCCGCGGGCGGCGGACGGGTGGAGGGATCGGTGCTGACGGCCAGCGGCTACATTGTGAACCGGGAGCGCATCGAGATCAGCCCGCGGTTCATGGGGCTGGTGACGTGGATTGGCGTCAAGAAGGGCGATGCCGTGACCAATGGCCAGGTGGTCGTGAAACTCGACCGCTCCGAATACGAGGCCCGCCTCAACGAAATCAATGGCCAGGTCGCCGCGGCCGGCGTGGACATCGAGCGCGCGAAGCTGGACCTGTTGCGGGCCGAGCAACTGGCGCGGGAACGGATCGAGTCGGGCAAGACCCTCGACGACGCCCGTCTCGACCTGCGGGCTGCGGAGGCCCGGCGGCAGCAATTGCTGGGGTCCCGGCAGTTGATCGAGACCTACCTCGACTGGTGCGTGATCCGGTCGCCGGTGGACGGAGTCGTCCTGGAGAAGCTGGTGGACCCTGGCGAACTGGTCACACCGCAGACGTTTGGCGGCACCCGTGGCCCGAGCACTTCGTTGCTGGCGGTGGCCGATCCCCACGATCTGCAGGTGGAGATTGACCTCAATGAATCGGATCTCCCCAAGGTGTTCCTGGGACAGGAGTGTGTGGTCAGCCCGGAGGCGTTCCCCGACCGCAGCTATCGCGGTGTGGTGGCCGAGATCGCGCCCGAGGCCAGCCGGCAGAAGGGAACCCTCCAGATCAAGGTGCAGATCGAGGAGCCCGACCGGTTCCTGACCCCCGAGCTCAGCGCCCGCGTGGATTTCCTGGGCAGGCGGTGA